A single region of the Pseudalkalibacillus berkeleyi genome encodes:
- the comGC gene encoding competence type IV pilus major pilin ComGC, which yields MSKILKNEKGFTLIEMLIVILIISILLLIAVPNMSKNTAVVKDKSCEATIELIQSQVAVYEVEKGTPPTDMSDLTDYVDTITCADGEALVLENGKVMRASEATTGS from the coding sequence ATGTCTAAAATTTTAAAAAATGAAAAGGGATTTACTTTAATTGAGATGTTGATCGTGATCTTGATCATATCGATTTTGTTATTAATTGCAGTGCCTAACATGTCAAAAAACACAGCCGTCGTAAAGGATAAAAGCTGTGAGGCGACGATAGAACTCATTCAAAGTCAGGTTGCGGTTTACGAAGTGGAAAAAGGGACTCCACCTACAGATATGAGTGATCTGACAGATTACGTAGATACGATCACATGTGCTGATGGAGAAGCACTTGTGTTAGAAAACGGAAAAGTCATGCGTGCTAGTGAAGCAACGACGGGTTCTTGA
- the comGF gene encoding competence type IV pilus minor pilin ComGF — protein MGGHNQYAGKQNERGHTLLETMLSLIILLAIVSIVPHFYFVLFSTDEQVLYAQEVGIFFEQADKELQGSISAVVQSDKLYLEQQNGTIISYETNGNRIIRKVDGKGFEVILQHVQSVTFTSTNTTVSITVQIGEQSFTHQSILYQPYANQ, from the coding sequence ATGGGAGGTCACAATCAATATGCGGGGAAGCAAAATGAAAGAGGGCATACACTTCTAGAAACGATGCTATCTTTAATCATTCTCTTAGCAATTGTTTCTATCGTACCTCACTTTTACTTTGTACTCTTTTCAACCGATGAACAAGTCCTATATGCACAAGAAGTCGGCATATTTTTCGAGCAAGCCGATAAGGAGCTTCAGGGTTCAATATCCGCAGTGGTTCAGTCGGATAAGCTTTACTTAGAACAACAGAATGGAACAATTATTTCTTATGAAACCAATGGCAATCGAATCATCAGAAAAGTTGATGGAAAGGGGTTTGAGGTCATTCTTCAGCACGTGCAGAGTGTTACATTCACAAGTACAAACACGACAGTATCGATCACCGTACAAATAGGAGAACAGTCCTTCACACATCAATCGATTCTTTATCAGCCTTATGCCAACCAATGA
- a CDS encoding shikimate kinase, which yields MKAIYLTGFMGVGKTTVGKALADNLNLNVIDLDDYIEEKLSADIPSIFQKKGEAYFRDQEQLALQELPTSDLVITTGGGVVLREVNRSHMKANGIVIHLEATVDTIFDRLSEGGRPLANGKSKREIAQMVDERKPMYLDAHASIETDKKSIEEIVEEISTWIKSVEIA from the coding sequence GTGAAAGCAATATACTTAACTGGCTTCATGGGAGTCGGGAAAACAACGGTTGGAAAAGCATTAGCTGACAATTTGAATTTGAATGTCATTGACTTGGATGATTATATTGAAGAAAAGCTTTCAGCTGACATCCCTTCTATTTTCCAAAAAAAAGGGGAAGCGTATTTTCGGGACCAAGAGCAGCTTGCATTACAAGAACTACCGACATCAGATCTTGTTATTACAACAGGTGGTGGCGTCGTTCTGCGTGAAGTAAACCGTTCACATATGAAAGCAAATGGAATTGTCATTCATTTAGAGGCTACCGTGGATACGATTTTTGATCGATTGTCAGAGGGTGGGCGACCTCTTGCGAACGGGAAATCTAAACGAGAGATTGCTCAAATGGTTGATGAGAGGAAACCTATGTATTTAGATGCACATGCTTCAATAGAAACGGACAAAAAATCTATAGAAGAAATCGTCGAAGAAATTTCCACATGGATAAAATCAGTTGAGATTGCCTAA
- the comGG gene encoding competence type IV pilus minor pilin ComGG has translation MKQAGYMTALSVMLSFILVSVLVANIRILNSERALIETRMSWFQTNIMIQLAREELMDQLRANTLQSGDEGIFTYSNGKVSYYITEEQQGVFRIRFEAVGKRNGKGTSLLYYDYANQEVIQWVVV, from the coding sequence ATGAAACAAGCTGGCTATATGACCGCACTCTCAGTCATGCTCTCGTTTATCCTCGTTTCAGTATTAGTTGCGAACATTCGAATATTAAATAGTGAAAGAGCGCTGATTGAGACTAGAATGAGCTGGTTTCAAACAAACATTATGATACAATTGGCTCGAGAAGAACTGATGGACCAACTAAGAGCGAATACGTTACAATCTGGTGATGAAGGCATTTTCACCTATTCGAACGGTAAGGTTTCTTATTATATTACTGAAGAACAACAAGGTGTATTTAGAATACGTTTTGAAGCCGTAGGAAAAAGAAACGGAAAAGGTACAAGTTTATTATATTATGATTATGCAAACCAAGAAGTCATTCAGTGGGTGGTGGTGTAG
- the comGD gene encoding competence type IV pilus minor pilin ComGD, with product MKQRRVLDGGYTLIEMMMVLFILVTMMGIVVVNVKPVQESRQIQQFIQLLTSDLHYAQQYALTERAQVQFKFNNASEQYTIQSGPLRKIKSVNYLEGVHFQEVSTGLVIEYNGNGTIKKGGTIILRTKRESYKFVFLLGKGRFYVEKL from the coding sequence GTGAAGCAACGACGGGTTCTTGATGGTGGATATACACTCATAGAAATGATGATGGTCTTGTTTATATTGGTGACCATGATGGGCATAGTTGTCGTGAATGTGAAACCAGTACAAGAATCGAGACAAATACAACAATTTATTCAGCTACTCACTTCGGATTTACACTACGCCCAACAATATGCACTGACGGAAAGAGCTCAAGTTCAATTTAAATTTAACAATGCAAGTGAGCAGTATACAATTCAATCCGGACCACTTCGAAAGATTAAATCTGTCAACTATTTAGAGGGTGTTCATTTCCAAGAAGTTTCCACAGGCTTGGTAATCGAATATAACGGAAACGGAACAATTAAAAAGGGCGGAACGATTATACTCCGAACGAAACGAGAATCGTACAAATTTGTCTTTCTATTGGGAAAGGGACGATTCTATGTTGAAAAGCTGTAA
- a CDS encoding YqzE family protein has translation MSLNDLVKYITQQFVSYVDQPKEDRKRKKKARKEEKSPLSVKWFGLVPMAITMLIKRK, from the coding sequence ATGTCGTTGAACGACCTAGTAAAATATATCACGCAACAATTTGTAAGTTATGTTGATCAGCCAAAGGAAGACCGGAAGAGAAAGAAGAAGGCACGGAAAGAAGAAAAATCACCTCTATCAGTAAAATGGTTCGGACTCGTTCCGATGGCGATCACCATGCTCATCAAGCGAAAGTAG